AAGAGGCATGAAACCTACGGAGGCAGGAGTTCTACTTGCTCAGTTCGCTGCCCAAATCTTTACATTAGCCAATTCAGCCGAAAATGCGGTAGGAGAGTTTGCTGAGGTGCTACGTGGTGATCTTCGCCTTGCGGCCAGCCGAACCATTGGCGTTTACTTCTTACCTAAAATTTTAGACACTTTCCGGCGTCTTTATCCTGGAGTGACCATTGACTTGGCCGTTACAAATACGGAGCAAGTTGAAGAGACGCTTTTGACCCAAGAAAGACAAGTCGGCTTTATCGAGGGAACATACGATATTGCATTGTTCGATGCCGTATTGATTGGGCACGATGAGATTATTCCAGTGGTAAGTCCATCCAACAGCTTGTATGCCAAAGGCAGCGTAAGTGCTGCGGAAATAGGCTGTGGCGAACTCGTGGTGCGGGAGGCAGGCTCTGGCTCCCGTGCAGTTGTTGAGCAGTCATATGCACAGCATGGTCTTGTGCTTGCGCCTAAATTGTATGTTGGTAGCACGGAAGCGATCAAACAGTTACTACTGCTTGGCAATGCGGTCGCGTGGATTTCCCAGCGAAGCATCGCGGAAGAGTTAGCCAATGGCTCGCTTGTGAAGTTAGCTGTTACTGACTTGAAGATTGAGAGAGATTTCACCATGATCTGGCGAAAATCACGAGGACTTAGCCCAAGTGCTGGCGCATTTCGCACCTTGGTCAAAAAAATGCTCTACTAAAGAGTGCTCAATATTGAAGTTGAAATGCACGAAAGTGCTTGGGTATTTAGAAGTGGCGGGCGCATTACGGTAATTGTCAAAGTAGTGGAGATGTTTTTACGATTTAAGCTACCTGTAATTCCTTGCTTGTTTTGGGCTCAATGACCCAGCCTGGGTTGAGTTGTACTTCGTTTTGCCAGATCCAGTTCCGAGTTGTGTTCCGCCACCGTTCCGGCCGTACCAAGCGGGCGGTTTGGTAGACGGCATGGCGTTTTTCTAATAGAGCTTTGTCCTGCCCTTGATGCCGTTGCGATGGCGTGACGAATTAAATCCCGCTGTGCCGGTGCGTATGGCTGTACCAATCCACAAAGCGCCTGACCCATTGCCTTGCTTCATCCAGACTGGCAAAGCCTTTATTTGGCAAGGCGGGCTGTATCTCAACTATCCTGATACAGGGGGCTAAATTGCCGCTGCAATCTATTTGGCGCGACTTTGCCGCATTCACCTTTGTATGAACGGTGCTTTTTAGGCCGAACGCACGACTTCAAACCCCGCTCTTGCATTAACATCAATCGGTGGGAGAGCTGTATTATTTTCGGCGACGGGCATGGGTGATTTTAGGCGCAGGTTCAATGGCAGCAATTCCGCCAGCGTCATACTTCGAGCTCCATTCACTCAAGCAAGTGGGGCTACGAATATCAAAATAAGCGGCAGTTTTCTGCAGGGAAATATGATTGTCCCACATGTGCTGGAGCACGGAGAGCTTGAATACGGCATCGTAATGACT
This genomic interval from Iodobacter fluviatilis contains the following:
- a CDS encoding LysR family transcriptional regulator is translated as MNFTHLEAFFAVVKMGSVTAASEHLHVSQPALTREIRELEERFGVVLFDRLPRGMKPTEAGVLLAQFAAQIFTLANSAENAVGEFAEVLRGDLRLAASRTIGVYFLPKILDTFRRLYPGVTIDLAVTNTEQVEETLLTQERQVGFIEGTYDIALFDAVLIGHDEIIPVVSPSNSLYAKGSVSAAEIGCGELVVREAGSGSRAVVEQSYAQHGLVLAPKLYVGSTEAIKQLLLLGNAVAWISQRSIAEELANGSLVKLAVTDLKIERDFTMIWRKSRGLSPSAGAFRTLVKKMLY
- a CDS encoding helix-turn-helix domain-containing protein, whose product is MIANQHGIEYAIFRNWVRSFLLHGGSCLTPKYSHYDAVFKLSVLQHMWDNHISLQKTAAYFDIRSPTCLSEWSSKYDAGGIAAIEPAPKITHARRRK